From a single Candidatus Desulfatibia profunda genomic region:
- a CDS encoding aminodeoxychorismate/anthranilate synthase component II, whose amino-acid sequence MILMIDNYDSFTYNLVQYLGQIGASVRVVRNDALTLSELIGLEPEGIVISPGPGRPEAAGLTMPLIKHFSGKTPILGVCLGHQAIAAAFGGEVVAAKRLMHGKTSVIHSDGQKIYQGIPSPFEAMRYHSLAVSRENFPECLEISSEADDGEIMGIRHRRHPTEGIQFHPESIMTRVGKRILRNFLNSIEA is encoded by the coding sequence ATGATCCTGATGATCGACAATTATGACTCGTTCACGTATAATCTGGTGCAATATCTCGGTCAAATCGGCGCCTCGGTCCGGGTGGTCCGCAATGACGCCCTAACCTTATCGGAGCTCATTGGCCTGGAGCCGGAGGGCATTGTCATATCGCCCGGCCCCGGGCGCCCGGAAGCGGCAGGACTTACCATGCCGTTAATAAAACACTTTTCCGGGAAGACTCCGATCCTGGGTGTCTGCCTGGGCCATCAGGCCATTGCGGCCGCATTTGGCGGGGAAGTGGTGGCGGCCAAACGGCTCATGCACGGGAAAACGTCCGTGATTCACTCCGACGGCCAAAAAATATATCAGGGCATCCCCAGTCCCTTTGAGGCCATGCGATATCATTCACTGGCCGTTTCCAGGGAAAACTTCCCGGAGTGCCTTGAAATCAGCTCGGAAGCGGATGACGGGGAAATCATGGGAATTCGACATCGCCGGCATCCAACCGAAGGCATCCAGTTTCATCCGGAATCGATCATGACGCGGGTCGGCAAACGAATTCTCAGGAACTTTTTAAACAGCATTGAAGCATGA